In Leuconostoc kimchii IMSNU 11154, the DNA window GACGTTTGTTCATCATTTTTCTCCGAAATTTCCCTAAAATAAAAATTGACCTTGGACTGCCATACAAGGCTTTCCAAGGTCAAAAGAAAAGTCCATATGGCATAATTCCCACACAGACTCGATTGCTACACAAAATGCGTCGGTATGGATAAAACAAATGTTTTAAACATCAGCTTCATCCGTTACCGAAAAGCTGACTTTACCGACGCCACCAGGCATTGTTAAGTTGTGCTATCACTTTTTGCATATGTTATCTCCGAGTTATTTATAGATTAAGGATACTAAGGATTTGATGAGTTGTCAATAGGTTTTTTGAAATTAATTATTATAATCTGGCTAAGTGAGTATTTTGATTAATCAAAATAAGTTGATAATAAATTGAATCAACCCTGTATCGAACATGACAAATAGGCCAATTAAAATATAAATGAGGCGGCTTAGTGGTGATCCCCAACGTTCAAAAATACGTTTTATGATTGGGATTTGACCAAAGAAGGAAGCTAATGTTAATGATACAGCGGTCAAGACAATAAAATAAACCATCGTGATTAAAATAGCAGTCGTCGTCATTGTGGCTAAGACTGGGACGTAGACAGCAATGTTATCAGCACCACAACTGGCCAAGTACATGGTCAAAACTGCAATAATGCCTCTGTGAGATGCTGATTTTGACTGGTCGTCTTCATCCTCATTCTCACCTTTGATGCCCATATAAATTGGTAATAAACCAAGAAAGCCAATAGCCCATGTAGGAATCACAGTCTGGATTAGCTGACCAGCAAGGGCACTGATGGCAAAAACAATGAGCATGCCTAATTCATAGCCGATGAAATTATCTCTGAAACGATATTTTTGTAATAAAAATAATAAAATAACAAAAAAATCTAAATTAACGCCAATGAATAACATTGTTACGAGTGATAGGTCGGGCATATTCTTTCTCCTGTTCATG includes these proteins:
- a CDS encoding cadmium resistance transporter, with amino-acid sequence MPDLSLVTMLFIGVNLDFFVILLFLLQKYRFRDNFIGYELGMLIVFAISALAGQLIQTVIPTWAIGFLGLLPIYMGIKGENEDEDDQSKSASHRGIIAVLTMYLASCGADNIAVYVPVLATMTTTAILITMVYFIVLTAVSLTLASFFGQIPIIKRIFERWGSPLSRLIYILIGLFVMFDTGLIQFIINLF